A genomic window from Pirellulales bacterium includes:
- a CDS encoding threonine/serine exporter family protein, with protein sequence MKPDPRSKQESLYDSVITQNISLDANLNEVVRLLVALGTALHQMGQAAHKVERTLVQVAERFQVPLQAFILPTGHFLSIHRAEGPITFVLRMKPSAVDLDRLSQIMLVADRLIDGSMTPVAGEAKIAKIMQSAIPRGFLPTVAAYTLSAAPFSVFFGGGWQELIVSTCVGLAVGILAFVMERYRRAGRPFELIAAAAAAFIAGSADEIFGAYGGWIPLAAGLVVLLPGIALVDSLEELANGQLTAGASRLANVGTVFLALTLGSVTGYQLAEIWPKIRDVEPAHLPEWFLLPALLIVAVGSLLRFRARASDFSIILCASIVALVGSRFGKTYVGELAGPFLAATLLGIAGNLYARFSRRAAELVIVPGIALLVPGSIGYRSLEAFLSQDTDHGVDSAFQMFLVGIALVAGLLFSNSLLGERNAAS encoded by the coding sequence ATGAAGCCTGATCCGCGGTCGAAACAGGAGAGCCTGTATGATTCGGTTATCACGCAGAATATTTCGCTCGATGCGAACCTGAACGAAGTCGTGCGCTTGCTGGTGGCGTTGGGAACGGCGCTGCATCAAATGGGGCAGGCGGCGCACAAGGTCGAACGAACTTTGGTGCAGGTTGCCGAGCGGTTCCAGGTTCCACTTCAAGCCTTCATTCTGCCGACGGGGCATTTTCTGTCGATTCATCGGGCGGAAGGGCCGATCACCTTTGTCTTGCGCATGAAGCCGAGCGCGGTCGACTTGGATCGGTTGTCGCAGATCATGCTCGTGGCTGATCGTTTGATCGACGGTTCGATGACGCCGGTGGCGGGCGAGGCCAAAATCGCCAAGATCATGCAATCCGCGATACCGCGCGGTTTTCTACCAACCGTGGCTGCCTACACGCTCAGTGCCGCGCCGTTTTCCGTTTTCTTCGGCGGCGGCTGGCAAGAGCTGATCGTCTCGACCTGCGTCGGATTGGCAGTGGGCATCCTGGCGTTTGTGATGGAGCGGTATCGTCGCGCGGGACGGCCGTTTGAACTCATCGCCGCGGCTGCCGCGGCTTTCATCGCCGGATCGGCCGATGAGATCTTCGGCGCCTATGGGGGCTGGATTCCATTGGCGGCGGGACTGGTTGTCTTGTTGCCTGGCATCGCGCTTGTCGATTCGCTCGAGGAATTGGCCAATGGCCAACTCACTGCCGGCGCCAGCCGGCTGGCCAACGTGGGCACGGTATTTCTCGCGCTGACGTTGGGTTCCGTGACTGGGTATCAGTTGGCCGAGATATGGCCGAAGATTCGCGACGTCGAACCGGCTCATCTACCGGAGTGGTTTTTATTGCCAGCTCTACTCATCGTGGCCGTGGGATCGTTGCTGCGGTTTCGCGCCCGCGCGAGTGACTTCAGTATCATCCTGTGTGCTTCGATCGTTGCGCTGGTCGGCTCGCGATTCGGCAAAACGTACGTCGGTGAGTTGGCCGGCCCGTTTCTGGCAGCGACGTTGCTGGGAATCGCTGGCAACCTTTATGCGCGCTTCAGTCGTCGCGCCGCCGAGCTTGTGATCGTGCCTGGCATTGCGCTATTGGTGCCGGGATCGATCGGGTATCGCAGTCTCGAGGCGTTCCTCAGCCAGGATACCGACCACGGCGTGGACTCGGCTTTTCAGATGTTCCTGGTCGGAATCGCGCTGGTTGCCGGACTGTTGTTCAGCAATTCGCTCTTGGGCGAACGAAACGCCGCTTCTTGA
- a CDS encoding TolC family protein: MSRAMRLLFGALGIALGLPHSLLAQQSQQGAIAHLPSRPVVQRLVPPEQTYEAVPAPAAGGAAVAMRGPPGASLTLDQATDLAVQNNPLLARSRAQIDSKIGTAIQAGIWANPRYDSNNPQVFAGNLSQYNVGFQQEIPVMGKLRLDRAAAMQDVYQARFAYIHQRFELLTAVRQQFYRVLAQERRVAVLGELVEIATRSHAAAQQREKAGQVAETDVLLLLIELQQARIALENSQVILAGTRRALAATMGLPMLSIQDTLGELTSRLPEFEEGPMREFVATQNAQIQEARLQVTQNQILLQRAQVEPYPNPYTGPAVAWGPSSGSGGTSGSQFWYNLQMNVPVWNLNQGGIRAANANIRDARASIGVLQNDLLRQSAETLAAYRSARDRARYIGEKILPTAERTWRLMQNAYEVGQVDVAPVLQAQKALTQVNLDYIEALESSWENAATLAGLLQVELFP, from the coding sequence GTGAGTCGTGCGATGCGGCTTCTGTTCGGCGCTCTCGGAATTGCCCTGGGGTTGCCGCACAGTCTGCTAGCACAGCAATCGCAGCAAGGTGCGATTGCGCATCTGCCCAGCCGTCCGGTCGTGCAACGGCTCGTGCCGCCGGAGCAAACCTATGAAGCGGTCCCGGCGCCCGCCGCCGGTGGCGCAGCCGTCGCCATGCGTGGTCCGCCGGGAGCCTCTTTGACTTTGGATCAGGCCACCGATCTGGCTGTCCAAAACAATCCGTTGTTGGCACGGTCGCGCGCTCAAATCGATTCCAAGATCGGCACCGCGATTCAGGCCGGCATCTGGGCCAATCCGCGCTACGACTCCAACAACCCGCAAGTCTTCGCCGGCAACCTGAGCCAATACAACGTGGGGTTCCAGCAAGAGATTCCGGTCATGGGCAAGCTGCGTTTGGATCGTGCTGCCGCGATGCAGGACGTCTACCAGGCACGATTTGCCTACATCCATCAGCGTTTCGAGCTACTGACGGCGGTGCGCCAGCAGTTCTATCGAGTTCTCGCCCAGGAACGGCGCGTGGCAGTACTCGGTGAGTTGGTCGAAATCGCCACCCGCTCGCACGCGGCAGCGCAGCAGCGCGAGAAAGCAGGTCAGGTCGCGGAAACGGATGTGCTGCTGTTGCTCATCGAATTGCAGCAAGCGCGCATCGCCTTGGAAAACTCGCAGGTCATATTGGCCGGCACCCGTCGCGCGCTCGCGGCCACAATGGGCCTGCCCATGCTGTCGATTCAAGACACGCTGGGAGAACTCACCAGCCGGCTGCCCGAATTCGAGGAAGGGCCGATGCGCGAGTTTGTCGCCACGCAAAATGCCCAGATCCAAGAGGCCCGGTTGCAAGTGACGCAGAATCAGATCCTGCTGCAGCGCGCGCAAGTCGAACCGTATCCGAATCCTTACACGGGTCCCGCGGTGGCCTGGGGCCCAAGCTCAGGAAGCGGCGGCACGTCGGGAAGTCAATTCTGGTACAATTTGCAGATGAATGTGCCGGTCTGGAATCTCAACCAGGGCGGAATTCGAGCCGCCAACGCCAACATTCGCGACGCCCGCGCATCGATAGGCGTACTACAGAACGATTTGCTGCGCCAGTCGGCCGAGACTCTGGCCGCTTACCGATCAGCCCGCGACCGGGCGCGATACATTGGCGAGAAGATTCTCCCCACCGCCGAGCGCACTTGGCGTTTAATGCAAAACGCCTACGAGGTCGGACAGGTCGACGTGGCGCCGGTCTTGCAGGCGCAAAAGGCGCTCACGCAGGTCAACCTCGACTACATCGAAGCGCTGGAGAGTTCTTGGGAAAACGCGGCAACCTTGGCCGGTTTATTGCAGGTTGAACTCTTTCCCTAA
- a CDS encoding VOC family protein — MGIFKRLDHVSIGVIDIDRAWRLFVDVLGGEPLADRGETSSEGFQWATFRLGGKKLELVSPTIPGEGGVGRYIARHGEGFHHLSISVENLPDAIKYFESQDIRVLAANYDNPNWRHCYLHPQDTCGALIQVFEENEKTLGDADA, encoded by the coding sequence ATGGGAATCTTCAAACGCCTGGATCACGTGTCGATCGGCGTCATCGATATAGATCGCGCCTGGCGATTGTTCGTCGACGTTTTAGGTGGAGAGCCTCTGGCCGATCGCGGCGAGACCTCGTCCGAAGGTTTTCAGTGGGCCACCTTCCGCCTTGGCGGCAAGAAACTGGAGTTGGTCTCGCCGACCATTCCCGGCGAAGGGGGCGTCGGTCGTTACATTGCTCGCCACGGCGAGGGTTTTCACCATCTGTCGATCAGCGTCGAAAATCTGCCTGACGCGATCAAATATTTCGAATCGCAGGACATACGCGTGCTGGCCGCGAACTACGACAACCCAAATTGGCGGCATTGCTACTTGCATCCGCAAGATACGTGCGGCGCGCTGATTCAGGTCTTTGAAGAAAACGAGAAAACGTTGGGCGATGCAGACGCGTGA
- a CDS encoding efflux RND transporter periplasmic adaptor subunit, whose product MNRRFSIRKIVPWIVVGIPILTVSAIALRGYEQWENPPQVFDPDHDPQALVTLAPGQTDTLRFAPEALKKMGYRMATVEPAPPPPPLRLQGRVDLDPESLVHVKPRFAGKVVETGKFEEGPPGEPPRTLRYGDPVRKDQVLAVIWSTEVGAKKSELVDALSKLHTNKEILARLERAEQGAIAQRAIIDANREYQQAMVAVQDAERTLLSWGLLEKDLDEVYGEAKKLEHQKPQDGNKIGEAPRDVREVGIEKSWANTELRSPIDGQILEKNFNVGDLVDPSDDLFKIADTSHVRISARVYEEDLPTLRHVPLEKRRWKIDLISDPFDEPIEGRFELVGGIIDPADHTGIVMGKLENKSGRMNLGQFVTANIAMAADPAMVAVPAKAVIEDGSLVAVFVQDNRHPDDFTRRLVAITSRLPGKVFVRSEPHEAERALGASSLKAGERVLASGVPELSAELAVLKASQPQVQAQAPHPLNLLLRPAGE is encoded by the coding sequence ATGAATCGCAGATTCTCTATACGCAAGATTGTGCCTTGGATCGTCGTCGGGATTCCCATCCTGACGGTCAGTGCGATCGCCTTGCGCGGGTACGAACAGTGGGAGAATCCGCCACAGGTCTTCGATCCGGATCATGACCCGCAAGCGCTCGTCACCTTGGCGCCCGGTCAAACGGACACTCTGCGATTCGCGCCCGAGGCTCTGAAAAAGATGGGCTATCGCATGGCGACCGTTGAACCCGCTCCCCCGCCCCCCCCCTTGCGACTGCAAGGCCGCGTCGACCTCGACCCGGAGTCCTTGGTGCATGTGAAGCCCCGTTTCGCGGGCAAGGTGGTTGAAACGGGCAAGTTCGAGGAGGGGCCTCCCGGTGAACCACCGCGCACATTGCGCTACGGCGATCCGGTACGCAAGGATCAGGTTCTGGCCGTGATCTGGAGCACCGAGGTGGGAGCCAAGAAGAGCGAACTCGTCGACGCTCTTTCGAAACTGCACACTAACAAGGAAATTCTGGCGCGCCTTGAACGTGCCGAACAGGGCGCCATCGCTCAGCGCGCCATTATCGATGCCAATCGTGAATATCAGCAGGCGATGGTCGCCGTGCAGGATGCCGAACGCACGCTCCTCTCGTGGGGGCTGCTCGAGAAAGACCTTGATGAGGTCTACGGCGAGGCGAAAAAGCTCGAACACCAGAAACCGCAGGACGGTAATAAGATCGGCGAAGCACCGCGCGACGTCCGCGAAGTAGGTATTGAAAAAAGCTGGGCCAACACCGAGCTGCGGTCCCCGATCGACGGCCAGATACTGGAAAAGAACTTCAACGTCGGCGATCTTGTCGACCCTTCGGACGATCTCTTCAAGATCGCCGATACGAGCCACGTCCGCATATCTGCCCGCGTCTACGAAGAAGACTTACCGACGCTCCGTCACGTACCCTTGGAGAAGCGTCGCTGGAAGATCGACTTGATTTCGGATCCCTTCGATGAGCCCATCGAAGGCCGGTTCGAATTGGTCGGCGGAATCATCGACCCTGCAGATCATACGGGCATTGTGATGGGCAAGTTGGAGAATAAGAGCGGCCGCATGAACCTGGGCCAGTTCGTCACGGCCAACATTGCCATGGCGGCCGATCCGGCAATGGTTGCCGTGCCGGCCAAAGCCGTGATCGAAGATGGCAGCCTGGTGGCCGTCTTCGTTCAGGACAATCGTCATCCCGATGATTTCACGCGACGGCTCGTGGCCATCACCAGCCGCCTGCCAGGAAAAGTATTTGTTCGAAGCGAGCCGCACGAAGCCGAGCGAGCCTTGGGAGCTTCGTCGTTGAAGGCAGGCGAGCGGGTGCTGGCCTCGGGCGTCCCCGAGCTGAGCGCCGAACTCGCAGTTCTCAAAGCCTCGCAGCCGCAGGTCCAGGCGCAGGCGCCGCATCCTTTGAATTTGCTGCTGCGGCCGGCCGGCGAGTGA
- the mprF gene encoding bifunctional lysylphosphatidylglycerol flippase/synthetase MprF — MKQDSRAPSHAAPAWRQRVIGAVGSLAVVAIFSAAIFVLHRELRDYSLRDIEARLSLLSWSQLGAALAMTALSYTLLTGYDWLALHYIDRSLSYSRIALASFVSYVSSYNFGAILGGSTMRYRLYSIFGLSAVEVVKIIAVCTLTFVLGFCTLAGLVFTFDPLPLPDLVKVQLPFTTVFPIGVGLLAFVGAYLVLSMLRLKPFTVWGWEFSLPPPGFTLMQMLVATADLMAAAAVLYALLPAEIKVSYPMFLGMFLTAQVAGIMSHVPGGLGVVEAILLHTLAPQDPASVMGSLVVYRLTYYLLPLVLATVLLAGHEAFMRWETVTRYAGVFGRWAPEVVPRVLACTTFAGGTALLIYGALPRTVSRWHWLADFVPLPVVELSHLFGSVAGMGLLLLARGLLQRLDAAYHLSVGLLAGGIVVSLLRGFNLEEAAILTLMLLALLPSRRYFDRKASLLHETFTPGWVTSIILVFLGSLWLGVFAHKHVEYAHSLWWRFALAEDAPRSLRAMVGAAAVLVAAGLARLLRPADPEAHVPDEDELTAAARIAATSRRTTAYLALAADKSLLFNENRSAFLMYAIEGSSWVSLGDPVGAPADANELAWRFRELCDRHAGSPVFYQVAAANLPRYLDLGLSLLKLGEEGRVSLSQFSTDGSARRHLRETVNKATHAGCSFEVVPPESVPAIMPELKQISDEWLATRHAREKGFSLGFFREDYLQRFPMALVRQEQKIVGFANVLRGAEKHELSIDLMRYRPNGPAGIMEYLFVNLMLWGRSEGYEWFNMGMAPLSGLDVGPLAPLWNKVGTLVFRHGEHFYNFQGLRQYKEKFHPQWEPRYLASPGGLRLPRILANVATLISAGATRADD; from the coding sequence ATGAAGCAGGACTCTCGCGCCCCGTCGCATGCCGCGCCCGCCTGGCGGCAGCGCGTGATCGGCGCGGTTGGTTCCCTGGCCGTCGTCGCGATTTTCTCGGCCGCGATATTCGTGCTTCATCGCGAATTGCGAGATTATTCGCTGCGCGATATCGAAGCAAGATTATCGCTGTTGTCCTGGAGTCAATTAGGCGCGGCGCTGGCGATGACGGCGCTCAGCTATACGTTGCTGACCGGTTATGACTGGCTGGCACTACATTACATCGATCGATCGCTTTCCTATTCACGCATTGCGCTGGCCTCGTTCGTCAGCTACGTCTCGAGCTACAACTTCGGGGCGATCCTGGGGGGCTCGACGATGCGCTATCGGCTATATTCGATCTTCGGGCTGTCGGCCGTTGAAGTCGTGAAGATCATCGCCGTTTGCACGTTGACCTTCGTGCTGGGCTTTTGCACGTTGGCCGGTCTGGTTTTCACGTTCGATCCGTTGCCTTTGCCCGACCTGGTCAAAGTGCAGTTGCCCTTTACCACGGTGTTTCCGATCGGCGTCGGATTATTGGCGTTTGTCGGGGCGTATTTAGTTCTGAGCATGTTGCGGCTGAAGCCGTTCACGGTGTGGGGCTGGGAGTTCTCGCTTCCTCCGCCGGGCTTCACGCTGATGCAGATGCTGGTGGCGACGGCCGATCTGATGGCGGCGGCCGCTGTGCTGTATGCGCTGTTGCCAGCCGAGATCAAGGTTTCTTACCCGATGTTCTTGGGAATGTTTCTGACGGCGCAGGTGGCAGGCATCATGAGCCACGTGCCCGGCGGCCTGGGAGTCGTCGAAGCGATCTTGCTGCACACGCTTGCGCCGCAGGATCCGGCATCGGTGATGGGATCGTTGGTCGTCTATCGTTTGACGTACTACTTGTTGCCGCTAGTGCTCGCCACGGTGCTGCTGGCCGGGCACGAAGCGTTTATGCGCTGGGAGACCGTGACACGTTATGCGGGCGTGTTTGGCCGCTGGGCGCCCGAGGTCGTGCCGCGCGTGCTGGCCTGCACGACTTTTGCCGGTGGTACAGCCTTGTTGATTTACGGCGCTCTGCCACGCACGGTGTCGCGTTGGCACTGGCTGGCGGATTTTGTGCCGCTGCCTGTTGTTGAGCTGTCGCACTTGTTCGGCAGTGTCGCCGGGATGGGGCTGCTGCTGTTGGCGCGCGGCCTGTTGCAGCGTTTGGACGCAGCTTATCACTTGTCGGTCGGGTTGCTGGCCGGTGGGATTGTTGTCTCGCTGTTGCGCGGTTTCAACCTGGAAGAGGCGGCGATCCTGACCTTGATGCTTTTGGCACTTTTGCCGTCACGGCGCTATTTCGATCGAAAGGCGTCGTTGTTGCATGAAACATTCACGCCGGGGTGGGTGACGTCGATCATTCTGGTGTTTTTGGGAAGTCTGTGGCTGGGGGTGTTTGCTCACAAGCACGTCGAGTACGCCCACTCGCTGTGGTGGCGATTCGCGCTAGCCGAGGACGCGCCGCGGTCGTTGCGGGCGATGGTCGGCGCGGCGGCGGTGCTGGTGGCCGCGGGACTGGCTCGCTTGCTACGGCCGGCCGATCCGGAAGCGCACGTGCCCGACGAAGACGAACTGACGGCCGCGGCGCGAATCGCCGCGACCTCCCGGCGAACGACGGCGTACTTGGCATTGGCGGCCGACAAATCGTTGCTATTCAACGAAAACCGCTCGGCGTTCCTGATGTATGCGATCGAGGGTTCGAGCTGGGTTTCGCTAGGGGACCCGGTCGGGGCGCCGGCCGACGCCAATGAACTGGCCTGGCGCTTTCGCGAACTGTGCGATCGACACGCCGGCTCGCCGGTTTTTTACCAGGTGGCCGCTGCCAACCTGCCACGTTACCTGGACCTCGGGTTGTCGCTATTGAAGCTGGGGGAAGAAGGTCGCGTATCACTCTCGCAGTTCAGTACGGACGGGAGCGCGCGGCGCCATTTGCGCGAAACCGTGAACAAGGCGACGCATGCCGGCTGCTCGTTCGAAGTGGTGCCGCCGGAGTCGGTGCCTGCCATCATGCCCGAACTGAAGCAGATCTCGGATGAATGGCTGGCCACCCGGCATGCACGCGAAAAAGGATTCTCGCTGGGCTTCTTTCGCGAAGATTACCTGCAGCGTTTTCCGATGGCGCTCGTGCGCCAGGAGCAAAAGATCGTCGGCTTCGCCAACGTGTTGCGCGGCGCGGAAAAACACGAACTCTCGATCGACCTGATGCGTTACCGGCCCAACGGCCCGGCAGGCATCATGGAATACCTGTTCGTGAATTTGATGCTGTGGGGACGCAGCGAAGGTTATGAATGGTTCAACATGGGAATGGCGCCGCTGTCAGGTTTGGACGTGGGGCCGCTCGCGCCGCTGTGGAATAAAGTGGGGACGCTGGTGTTTCGGCACGGCGAGCACTTCTACAACTTTCAAGGGCTGCGGCAATACAAGGAAAAGTTCCACCCGCAATGGGAGCCGCGCTATCTGGCCTCGCCGGGCGGACTGCGACTGCCGCGCATCCTGGCCAATGTGGCGACATTAATCTCGGCCGGCGCGACACGGGCTGATGATTAG
- a CDS encoding efflux RND transporter permease subunit, protein MVAKLVQWALNSPVVVLLVALALVLVGGYAFTHVNVEAYPDPAPAIVEVVAQYPGASAEEIERQVTIPLEVALAGIPGLKYTRAKSMFGLSHLRNQFEYGVDYEYARQQVINRLQSVDLPPGVTPQISPASPIGEIVRYTLTSPRDSHGRPIYTLNDLKSLQDWTLQREFRRVPRIAGVVSTGGEVKRYEIRPDPDRLKEYGITLSQLQDAVKQSNANVGGDYVVQGDTIQIVRGIGLIGGGEDPMLVAMQMKTPEEAAAYLRSEENRRIQEIRRIVIAATNNVPIRVEHVVEGGPVKTGGALGERGVVVNHQTRQGRLAMTRPLQNEHEEDILDAQGQRQWVDLEDEIQGIILLRKGEQSIPALTDVLAKIEDMNNTPGRLLPGVRIEPFYDRSRLISVTTETVRENLVVGMLLVSVILLMFLSNVRAALIVAINIPLALLFAFAILFLRNKSANLLSIGAVDFGIIVDSSVIMVENIYRRLSAGENANLPLKDRILRASREVERSLFFSTIIMICAMLPLFTMTGPEGQIFGPMADTYAFALAGALVLALTVSPVLCSILFKRLKPGHDNILVRALKAFTLAELEVLLKHRFLTMLFFGFISVGTICYLPFLGREFMPELEEGNMIVRGTFPVNVSLDEAVEKAKIARSIMTKYPEVRLATSQIGRPDDGTDPTGYYNVECFVPLYPPDEWPKIDGRRRNKEELIRDMNEELSRNLVGISWDFSQMIRDNVMESLSGVKGENSVKIIGPQLDELEDLAGQFNSVLSSVPGIVDPGVFHIRGQSNLAFPVDREKCALWGVSVADVEDVIQTAVGGKPFTDMVEGERSFDVTLRWPKDLRQTEEQILDIPVDVVKNNIPVADNTTGSGTLSAIGTSVAQPNITGSSYSATGGTVSRVPRRRLKDLVTPIDVQGVPDPHGTFVRPGAAIISREQGNRLIAVKFGVRGRDLASAVAEAQAKTASLLKPPYRAVWSGEFQQMQEAEQRMAIIVGLAMVLIMVMLYLAFRSLLDAIVVLANVAIMSMGGVWTLWLTGLNFNVSAAVGFVSILGVAVMNGLLLVSSFNALRASGVPLHSAIRTGSLNRIRPLTMTALTAILGLLPAALSTKIGAQSQRPLAIVVVGGMVTTLLMFNLIPVLYSFYGHREPPEGAGHLAE, encoded by the coding sequence ATGGTAGCGAAACTCGTTCAATGGGCTCTCAATAGCCCGGTCGTGGTGCTGCTCGTCGCGCTGGCGCTGGTGCTGGTTGGCGGTTACGCATTTACGCACGTCAACGTCGAAGCCTATCCCGACCCCGCGCCGGCCATCGTCGAGGTCGTGGCACAATATCCCGGCGCGAGCGCCGAGGAAATCGAGCGCCAAGTTACGATTCCCCTGGAAGTGGCCCTGGCCGGCATACCCGGCCTGAAGTACACGCGCGCCAAGTCGATGTTCGGTCTGTCCCACTTGCGCAACCAGTTCGAGTATGGCGTCGACTACGAATACGCGCGGCAACAGGTCATCAACCGCTTGCAATCGGTCGATCTACCGCCGGGTGTGACGCCGCAGATCTCGCCCGCTTCCCCCATCGGCGAAATCGTTCGCTACACCCTAACCAGTCCACGCGACTCGCATGGACGGCCGATCTATACGCTCAATGACTTAAAGTCGCTGCAAGATTGGACGCTGCAGCGCGAGTTTCGCCGCGTGCCGCGCATTGCCGGCGTCGTCAGCACGGGTGGCGAGGTGAAACGCTATGAGATCCGCCCCGATCCCGATCGCTTGAAGGAATACGGCATCACCCTCAGCCAGTTGCAGGACGCCGTCAAGCAGAGCAACGCCAACGTCGGCGGCGACTATGTCGTTCAAGGAGATACGATCCAGATCGTGCGTGGTATCGGGCTGATCGGCGGCGGCGAAGATCCGATGCTGGTCGCCATGCAAATGAAGACCCCCGAGGAGGCCGCGGCGTATTTGCGCTCCGAGGAAAACCGCCGCATCCAGGAAATCCGCCGCATCGTTATCGCGGCCACCAACAACGTGCCGATCCGTGTCGAGCACGTCGTCGAAGGAGGCCCGGTAAAGACCGGCGGCGCGCTCGGCGAGCGCGGAGTCGTCGTCAACCATCAAACTCGCCAAGGACGGCTGGCCATGACCAGACCGCTGCAGAATGAGCATGAAGAGGACATTCTCGACGCTCAGGGGCAGCGGCAATGGGTGGACCTGGAAGACGAAATCCAGGGCATCATCCTGCTGCGCAAAGGGGAACAATCGATCCCGGCACTGACTGACGTGCTGGCCAAGATCGAAGACATGAACAATACGCCAGGGCGTCTGCTGCCCGGCGTGCGTATCGAGCCTTTCTACGACCGGTCGCGACTGATCAGCGTTACGACCGAGACGGTGCGCGAGAACCTGGTCGTGGGAATGCTACTGGTGTCCGTGATTTTGCTGATGTTCCTCAGCAACGTCCGCGCAGCCCTGATTGTGGCCATCAACATCCCCCTGGCCTTGCTGTTCGCGTTCGCCATTTTGTTCCTGCGCAACAAATCGGCCAACCTGCTGTCGATCGGCGCCGTCGACTTCGGCATCATCGTCGACTCGTCGGTGATCATGGTCGAGAACATCTACCGTCGACTCAGCGCGGGCGAGAACGCCAACTTGCCGCTCAAGGATCGCATCCTCCGCGCCTCGCGCGAGGTCGAGCGCAGCCTGTTCTTCTCGACGATCATCATGATCTGCGCCATGCTCCCGCTGTTCACTATGACGGGTCCTGAAGGCCAGATCTTCGGCCCGATGGCAGACACCTATGCTTTTGCCTTGGCCGGTGCCCTCGTGTTGGCGCTCACCGTTTCGCCAGTGCTTTGCTCGATTCTTTTCAAGCGGCTCAAACCCGGACACGACAATATCCTGGTCCGCGCCCTCAAGGCGTTCACGCTGGCCGAATTGGAAGTGCTGCTCAAACACCGCTTCCTGACGATGCTGTTCTTCGGCTTCATTTCCGTGGGAACGATCTGCTACTTGCCCTTCCTCGGTCGTGAGTTCATGCCCGAACTCGAAGAGGGAAATATGATCGTACGTGGCACGTTCCCCGTGAATGTGTCGTTGGACGAAGCGGTGGAAAAGGCCAAGATCGCGCGCAGCATCATGACCAAGTACCCGGAAGTCCGTCTGGCGACGTCGCAAATCGGACGTCCGGACGACGGTACCGATCCGACGGGCTACTACAACGTGGAGTGCTTCGTACCGCTCTATCCGCCTGATGAATGGCCAAAGATCGACGGTCGCCGGCGCAACAAAGAGGAATTGATCCGCGACATGAACGAAGAATTGTCGCGCAACCTGGTCGGGATCAGTTGGGATTTTTCGCAAATGATCCGCGACAACGTCATGGAATCATTGTCCGGCGTCAAAGGCGAGAACTCGGTGAAGATTATCGGCCCCCAGCTCGACGAGTTGGAAGACCTGGCCGGTCAATTCAATAGCGTTCTTTCCAGCGTGCCTGGCATCGTCGATCCCGGCGTATTCCACATCCGCGGCCAATCGAACCTGGCCTTTCCCGTCGATCGCGAAAAATGCGCCTTGTGGGGCGTCAGCGTGGCCGACGTCGAGGACGTCATTCAAACGGCCGTGGGTGGCAAACCGTTTACCGACATGGTCGAAGGAGAACGTTCGTTCGATGTCACCCTTCGTTGGCCCAAGGATCTGCGCCAAACCGAGGAACAGATTCTAGATATTCCCGTCGACGTCGTAAAAAACAACATCCCCGTCGCCGACAACACGACAGGCTCTGGCACGCTGTCCGCCATCGGCACGAGTGTCGCGCAGCCGAACATCACTGGCAGCTCGTACAGCGCCACCGGTGGCACCGTCAGCCGTGTGCCGCGCCGCCGGTTGAAGGATCTCGTGACCCCGATCGATGTCCAAGGTGTCCCCGATCCGCATGGCACATTCGTGCGTCCCGGCGCCGCTATCATTTCTCGCGAGCAAGGAAACCGTCTCATCGCAGTGAAGTTTGGCGTTCGCGGGCGCGACCTGGCCAGCGCCGTCGCCGAAGCGCAGGCCAAAACGGCCAGCCTGCTCAAGCCTCCCTACCGCGCCGTGTGGAGCGGTGAGTTCCAGCAAATGCAAGAAGCCGAGCAGCGCATGGCGATCATCGTCGGTTTGGCGATGGTGCTCATCATGGTCATGCTCTATTTGGCGTTTCGATCTTTGCTCGATGCCATCGTGGTCCTGGCCAATGTGGCCATCATGTCGATGGGAGGGGTCTGGACCCTCTGGCTCACTGGATTGAACTTCAACGTCTCGGCCGCGGTCGGCTTTGTGTCGATTCTCGGCGTGGCGGTCATGAATGGCCTGTTGCTCGTTTCGTCATTCAATGCCCTGCGCGCCAGCGGAGTTCCTCTTCACTCGGCAATCCGCACCGGCTCGCTGAACCGGATCCGACCTTTGACGATGACCGCGCTGACTGCCATCTTGGGGTTGTTACCCGCCGCGTTGTCGACCAAGATCGGCGCCCAGTCACAACGTCCGCTGGCTATCGTGGTCGTGGGGGGCATGGTGACGACCCTGCTGATGTTCAACTTGATCCCCGTGCTCTACAGCTTTTATGGCCATCGCGAGCCTCCCGAAGGGGCCGGACATCTGGCTGAATAA